The following are encoded in a window of Camelus ferus isolate YT-003-E chromosome 20, BCGSAC_Cfer_1.0, whole genome shotgun sequence genomic DNA:
- the CAGE1 gene encoding cancer-associated gene 1 protein isoform X1 codes for MDPGNLNIGNYSQNVLNQPVDTNISSFRQFEPLCKFHQREAFNNEVITLQNLTEGLPYAEEPELQCHVYNDAKDTNIQKDSFKEENPVESSTSADQDQLALECVRQSPRSPSLIHCTGETLKFMEMSLANSTAMETAFNPSQPQNFLCKENVHGDVEQLVYKENSFHLLNQRANYKAEEIAGSSKGIQNSADTPEMSVKHQKEVAVEGRESSEIVSCWSPMGISWSGEASREGCMTPNTEQSLESPWPLEEDMALNEVLRKLKHTNREQQTLIQDLQRSNMYLEKKVEELQMKTTKQQVSVDIMNKLKENVEELIEDKYRVMLEKNDTEKTLRNVHEVLVDTQQRLQESRNEKETLQRELKKIKSNYVSLQERYMTEMQQKKQAASQCLMMDRALSKKEEEVERLQQLKGELEEASTSALGLLKREQETREQELLSLQEEFQKREKENLDERRKLKSRLEKLVAQVQNLQFTSDNEKAKNTKLQQQIDEVKNENAKLQQQVARSEEQKYVPKSETVQLKERLEEVMESDMGKDAKMIHSDLFLTHSPCEGESLNPPDMKRMSPLTSKIHSLLALIVGLLTCQDITSPDAEHFKETEKVSDIMLQKLKTFHLKKNNLDKELLKHKDRITTFRELIANEKSFQDQVTEVTDFDSNETKNVRDIPVLLGAKLDQYHNLNEELDFLIAKLGHLLESKKDHCNRLIEENDKYQRHLGNLINKVTSYEEIIECADQRLVISHSQIARLEERNKHLEDLIRRPREKARRPRCTEEGSSAHSQQWRPEVPVILSKPQVKCKTDVAHVEGGADDQEQWYMPCSEV; via the exons ATGGACCCTGGAA ATCTCAACATTGGAAATTACTCACAGAATGTGCTAAACCAGCCAGTTGACACCAACATCTCTTCCTTCAGACAGTTTGAACCCCTGTGCAAATTTCATCAGAGAGAAGCATTTAATAATGAAGTGATAACATTGCAGAATCTGACAGAAGGCTTACCTTATGCCGAGGAGCCAGAATTGCAATGTCATGTATATAATGATGCAAAAGACACCAATATACAGAAAGAttcatttaaggaagaaaatccaGTGGAAAGTAGCACTTCCGCAGATCAAGATCAACTTGCTCTAGAGTGTGTCAGACAATCTCCCAGAAGCCCGTCTCTAATCCACTGCACTGGAGAGACACTGAAATTCATGGAAATGTCACTGGCTAATAGCACTGCCATGGAAACTGCCTTCAACCCTAGTCAGCCTCAGAACTTCTTGTGTAAGGAAAATGTACATGGAGATGTTGAACAACTCGTTTATAAAGAGAATAGCTTTCACCTGCTTAATCAGAGAGCTAATTATAAAGCAGAGGAG ATTGCAGGTTCTTCCAAAGGAATACAGAATTCTGCAGATACTCCTGAGATGTCAGTCAAGCACCAAAAGGAAGTCGCagtggagggcagagagagtTCAGAGATTGTCTCATGTTGGTCTCCGATGGGCATTTCTTGGAGTGGTGAGGCATCTCGGGAGGGCTGCATGACACCCAACACAGAGCAAAGCTTGGAAAGCCCATGGCCTCTGGAAGAGGACATGGCTTTAAATGAAGTCCTGAGGAAATTAAAACATACTAACAGAGAACAGCAGACTCTGATCCAAGACCTGCAGCGTAGTAACATGTATTTAGAGAAGAAGGTTGAAGAACTGCAGATGAAGACTACTAAACAGCAGGTGTCCGTGGACATCATGAATAAGCTAAAGGAGAATGTCGAGGAATTAATTGAAGACAAATACAGAGTGATGCTAGAGAAGAATGATACGGAGAAGACACTGCGGAATGTGCATGAGGTTTTAGTTGACACGCAACAACGTCTTCAGGAGTCcaggaatgaaaaggaaacccTACAGCGAGAGCTTAAGAAGATCAAGAGCAATTATGTCAGTCTACAGGAAAGGTACATGACTGAAATGCAACAGAAGAAGCAAGCTGCAAGTCAGTGCTTAATGATGGACAGAGCCTTGagcaagaaagaagaagaggTCGAGAGGCTGCAGCAACTCAAAGGAGAGTTGGAAGAGGCCTCCACTTCCGCTCTGGGCTTGTTGAAAAGGGAGCAGGAGACGCGAGAACAAGAGCTCCTGTCTCTACAGGAGGAGTTCCAGAAGCGTGAAAAGGAAAACCTGGATGAGAGACGGAAGCTGAAATCTAGGCTTGAGAAACTGGTTGCTCAAGTTCAAAATCTGCAGTTCACTTCTGACAATGAAAAGGCCAAGAATACAAAACTTCAGCAGCAGATCGATGAAGTGAAAAATGAGAACGCGAAACTTCAGCAGCAGGTTGCAAGGAGCGAGGAGCAAAAGTACGTCCCTAAATCTGAGACAGTGCAGCTAAAGGAGCGCTTAGAGGAAGTGATGGAGTCAGACATGGGGAAG GATGCAAAGATGATACATTCTGATTTGTTCCTGACTCACTCACCTTGTGAAGGAGAGAGCCTGAATCCCCCAGATATGAAAAGAATGTCTCCGCTGACCTCCAAAATTCACAGTCTTCTGGCTCTGATAGTAGGACTTCTCACATgccag GACATCACCAGTCCCGATGCTGAACATttcaaagagactgagaaagttAGTGATATAATGCTACAAAAATTGAAGACTTTTcatctaaaaaagaataatttagatAAAGAg ctaCTGAAACATAAAGACAGAATCACAACTTTCAGAGAGTTAATTGCCAATGAAAAATCATTTCAAGATCAGGTTACTGAG GTTACAGACTTTGATTCAAATGAAACCAAGAATGTCAGAGACATACCTGTCCTACTGGGAGCCAAACTGGATCAGTATCACAACCTAAACGAAGAGCTTGATTTCTTG ATAGCAAAATTGGGACATCTTCTAGAGTCGAAAAAAGACCACTGCAACAGACTCATTGAAGAAAATGACAAGTATCAAAGACATTTAGGCAACTTAATAAATAAG GTTACATCATATGAAGAAATTATCGAATGTGCTGACCAAAGGCTCGTGATATCCCACTCCCAGATTGCGCG tttagaagagagaaataaacatttggaaGACTTAATTAGAAGGCCCAGAGAGAAAGCCAGAAGACCAAg GTGCACAGAAGAGGGAAGCTCTGCTCACTCACAGCAGTGGAGGCCCGAGGTACCTGTGATACTCTCCAAACCACAAGTAAAATGTAAAACCGACGTTGCTCATGTGGAAGGAGGTGCAGATGATCAGGAACAGTGGTACATGCCGTGCTCAGAAGTGTGA
- the CAGE1 gene encoding cancer-associated gene 1 protein isoform X6, protein MDPGNLNIGNYSQNVLNQPVDTNISSFRQFEPLCKFHQREAFNNEVITLQNLTEGLPYAEEPELQCHVYNDAKDTNIQKDSFKEENPVESSTSADQDQLALECVRQSPRSPSLIHCTGETLKFMEMSLANSTAMETAFNPSQPQNFLCKENVHGDVEQLVYKENSFHLLNQRANYKAEEIAGSSKGIQNSADTPEMSVKHQKEVAVEGRESSEIVSCWSPMGISWSGEASREGCMTPNTEQSLESPWPLEEDMALNEVLRKLKHTNREQQTLIQDLQRSNMYLEKKVEELQMKTTKQQVSVDIMNKLKENVEELIEDKYRVMLEKNDTEKTLRNVHEVLVDTQQRLQESRNEKETLQRELKKIKSNYVSLQERYMTEMQQKKQAASQCLMMDRALSKKEEEVERLQQLKGELEEASTSALGLLKREQETREQELLSLQEEFQKREKENLDERRKLKSRLEKLVAQVQNLQFTSDNEKAKNTKLQQQIDEVKNENAKLQQQVARSEEQKYVPKSETVQLKERLEEVMESDMGKDAKMIHSDLFLTHSPCEGESLNPPDMKRMSPLTSKIHSLLALIVGLLTCQLLKHKDRITTFRELIANEKSFQDQVTEIAKLGHLLESKKDHCNRLIEENDKYQRHLGNLINKVTSYEEIIECADQRLVISHSQIARLEERNKHLEDLIRRPREKARRPRCTEEGSSAHSQQWRPEVPVILSKPQVKCKTDVAHVEGGADDQEQWYMPCSEV, encoded by the exons ATGGACCCTGGAA ATCTCAACATTGGAAATTACTCACAGAATGTGCTAAACCAGCCAGTTGACACCAACATCTCTTCCTTCAGACAGTTTGAACCCCTGTGCAAATTTCATCAGAGAGAAGCATTTAATAATGAAGTGATAACATTGCAGAATCTGACAGAAGGCTTACCTTATGCCGAGGAGCCAGAATTGCAATGTCATGTATATAATGATGCAAAAGACACCAATATACAGAAAGAttcatttaaggaagaaaatccaGTGGAAAGTAGCACTTCCGCAGATCAAGATCAACTTGCTCTAGAGTGTGTCAGACAATCTCCCAGAAGCCCGTCTCTAATCCACTGCACTGGAGAGACACTGAAATTCATGGAAATGTCACTGGCTAATAGCACTGCCATGGAAACTGCCTTCAACCCTAGTCAGCCTCAGAACTTCTTGTGTAAGGAAAATGTACATGGAGATGTTGAACAACTCGTTTATAAAGAGAATAGCTTTCACCTGCTTAATCAGAGAGCTAATTATAAAGCAGAGGAG ATTGCAGGTTCTTCCAAAGGAATACAGAATTCTGCAGATACTCCTGAGATGTCAGTCAAGCACCAAAAGGAAGTCGCagtggagggcagagagagtTCAGAGATTGTCTCATGTTGGTCTCCGATGGGCATTTCTTGGAGTGGTGAGGCATCTCGGGAGGGCTGCATGACACCCAACACAGAGCAAAGCTTGGAAAGCCCATGGCCTCTGGAAGAGGACATGGCTTTAAATGAAGTCCTGAGGAAATTAAAACATACTAACAGAGAACAGCAGACTCTGATCCAAGACCTGCAGCGTAGTAACATGTATTTAGAGAAGAAGGTTGAAGAACTGCAGATGAAGACTACTAAACAGCAGGTGTCCGTGGACATCATGAATAAGCTAAAGGAGAATGTCGAGGAATTAATTGAAGACAAATACAGAGTGATGCTAGAGAAGAATGATACGGAGAAGACACTGCGGAATGTGCATGAGGTTTTAGTTGACACGCAACAACGTCTTCAGGAGTCcaggaatgaaaaggaaacccTACAGCGAGAGCTTAAGAAGATCAAGAGCAATTATGTCAGTCTACAGGAAAGGTACATGACTGAAATGCAACAGAAGAAGCAAGCTGCAAGTCAGTGCTTAATGATGGACAGAGCCTTGagcaagaaagaagaagaggTCGAGAGGCTGCAGCAACTCAAAGGAGAGTTGGAAGAGGCCTCCACTTCCGCTCTGGGCTTGTTGAAAAGGGAGCAGGAGACGCGAGAACAAGAGCTCCTGTCTCTACAGGAGGAGTTCCAGAAGCGTGAAAAGGAAAACCTGGATGAGAGACGGAAGCTGAAATCTAGGCTTGAGAAACTGGTTGCTCAAGTTCAAAATCTGCAGTTCACTTCTGACAATGAAAAGGCCAAGAATACAAAACTTCAGCAGCAGATCGATGAAGTGAAAAATGAGAACGCGAAACTTCAGCAGCAGGTTGCAAGGAGCGAGGAGCAAAAGTACGTCCCTAAATCTGAGACAGTGCAGCTAAAGGAGCGCTTAGAGGAAGTGATGGAGTCAGACATGGGGAAG GATGCAAAGATGATACATTCTGATTTGTTCCTGACTCACTCACCTTGTGAAGGAGAGAGCCTGAATCCCCCAGATATGAAAAGAATGTCTCCGCTGACCTCCAAAATTCACAGTCTTCTGGCTCTGATAGTAGGACTTCTCACATgccag ctaCTGAAACATAAAGACAGAATCACAACTTTCAGAGAGTTAATTGCCAATGAAAAATCATTTCAAGATCAGGTTACTGAG ATAGCAAAATTGGGACATCTTCTAGAGTCGAAAAAAGACCACTGCAACAGACTCATTGAAGAAAATGACAAGTATCAAAGACATTTAGGCAACTTAATAAATAAG GTTACATCATATGAAGAAATTATCGAATGTGCTGACCAAAGGCTCGTGATATCCCACTCCCAGATTGCGCG tttagaagagagaaataaacatttggaaGACTTAATTAGAAGGCCCAGAGAGAAAGCCAGAAGACCAAg GTGCACAGAAGAGGGAAGCTCTGCTCACTCACAGCAGTGGAGGCCCGAGGTACCTGTGATACTCTCCAAACCACAAGTAAAATGTAAAACCGACGTTGCTCATGTGGAAGGAGGTGCAGATGATCAGGAACAGTGGTACATGCCGTGCTCAGAAGTGTGA
- the CAGE1 gene encoding cancer-associated gene 1 protein isoform X5, with product MDPGNLNIGNYSQNVLNQPVDTNISSFRQFEPLCKFHQREAFNNEVITLQNLTEGLPYAEEPELQCHVYNDAKDTNIQKDSFKEENPVESSTSADQDQLALECVRQSPRSPSLIHCTGETLKFMEMSLANSTAMETAFNPSQPQNFLCKENVHGDVEQLVYKENSFHLLNQRANYKAEEIAGSSKGIQNSADTPEMSVKHQKEVAVEGRESSEIVSCWSPMGISWSGEASREGCMTPNTEQSLESPWPLEEDMALNEVLRKLKHTNREQQTLIQDLQRSNMYLEKKVEELQMKTTKQQVSVDIMNKLKENVEELIEDKYRVMLEKNDTEKTLRNVHEVLVDTQQRLQESRNEKETLQRELKKIKSNYVSLQERYMTEMQQKKQAASQCLMMDRALSKKEEEVERLQQLKGELEEASTSALGLLKREQETREQELLSLQEEFQKREKENLDERRKLKSRLEKLVAQVQNLQFTSDNEKAKNTKLQQQIDEVKNENAKLQQQVARSEEQKYVPKSETVQLKERLEEVMESDMGKDAKMIHSDLFLTHSPCEGESLNPPDMKRMSPLTSKIHSLLALIVGLLTCQLLKHKDRITTFRELIANEKSFQDQVTEVTDFDSNETKNVRDIPVLLGAKLDQYHNLNEELDFLIAKLGHLLESKKDHCNRLIEENDKYQRHLGNLINKVTSYEEIIECADQRLVISHSQIARLEERNKHLEDLIRRPREKARRPRCTEEGSSAHSQQWRPEVPVILSKPQVKCKTDVAHVEGGADDQEQWYMPCSEV from the exons ATGGACCCTGGAA ATCTCAACATTGGAAATTACTCACAGAATGTGCTAAACCAGCCAGTTGACACCAACATCTCTTCCTTCAGACAGTTTGAACCCCTGTGCAAATTTCATCAGAGAGAAGCATTTAATAATGAAGTGATAACATTGCAGAATCTGACAGAAGGCTTACCTTATGCCGAGGAGCCAGAATTGCAATGTCATGTATATAATGATGCAAAAGACACCAATATACAGAAAGAttcatttaaggaagaaaatccaGTGGAAAGTAGCACTTCCGCAGATCAAGATCAACTTGCTCTAGAGTGTGTCAGACAATCTCCCAGAAGCCCGTCTCTAATCCACTGCACTGGAGAGACACTGAAATTCATGGAAATGTCACTGGCTAATAGCACTGCCATGGAAACTGCCTTCAACCCTAGTCAGCCTCAGAACTTCTTGTGTAAGGAAAATGTACATGGAGATGTTGAACAACTCGTTTATAAAGAGAATAGCTTTCACCTGCTTAATCAGAGAGCTAATTATAAAGCAGAGGAG ATTGCAGGTTCTTCCAAAGGAATACAGAATTCTGCAGATACTCCTGAGATGTCAGTCAAGCACCAAAAGGAAGTCGCagtggagggcagagagagtTCAGAGATTGTCTCATGTTGGTCTCCGATGGGCATTTCTTGGAGTGGTGAGGCATCTCGGGAGGGCTGCATGACACCCAACACAGAGCAAAGCTTGGAAAGCCCATGGCCTCTGGAAGAGGACATGGCTTTAAATGAAGTCCTGAGGAAATTAAAACATACTAACAGAGAACAGCAGACTCTGATCCAAGACCTGCAGCGTAGTAACATGTATTTAGAGAAGAAGGTTGAAGAACTGCAGATGAAGACTACTAAACAGCAGGTGTCCGTGGACATCATGAATAAGCTAAAGGAGAATGTCGAGGAATTAATTGAAGACAAATACAGAGTGATGCTAGAGAAGAATGATACGGAGAAGACACTGCGGAATGTGCATGAGGTTTTAGTTGACACGCAACAACGTCTTCAGGAGTCcaggaatgaaaaggaaacccTACAGCGAGAGCTTAAGAAGATCAAGAGCAATTATGTCAGTCTACAGGAAAGGTACATGACTGAAATGCAACAGAAGAAGCAAGCTGCAAGTCAGTGCTTAATGATGGACAGAGCCTTGagcaagaaagaagaagaggTCGAGAGGCTGCAGCAACTCAAAGGAGAGTTGGAAGAGGCCTCCACTTCCGCTCTGGGCTTGTTGAAAAGGGAGCAGGAGACGCGAGAACAAGAGCTCCTGTCTCTACAGGAGGAGTTCCAGAAGCGTGAAAAGGAAAACCTGGATGAGAGACGGAAGCTGAAATCTAGGCTTGAGAAACTGGTTGCTCAAGTTCAAAATCTGCAGTTCACTTCTGACAATGAAAAGGCCAAGAATACAAAACTTCAGCAGCAGATCGATGAAGTGAAAAATGAGAACGCGAAACTTCAGCAGCAGGTTGCAAGGAGCGAGGAGCAAAAGTACGTCCCTAAATCTGAGACAGTGCAGCTAAAGGAGCGCTTAGAGGAAGTGATGGAGTCAGACATGGGGAAG GATGCAAAGATGATACATTCTGATTTGTTCCTGACTCACTCACCTTGTGAAGGAGAGAGCCTGAATCCCCCAGATATGAAAAGAATGTCTCCGCTGACCTCCAAAATTCACAGTCTTCTGGCTCTGATAGTAGGACTTCTCACATgccag ctaCTGAAACATAAAGACAGAATCACAACTTTCAGAGAGTTAATTGCCAATGAAAAATCATTTCAAGATCAGGTTACTGAG GTTACAGACTTTGATTCAAATGAAACCAAGAATGTCAGAGACATACCTGTCCTACTGGGAGCCAAACTGGATCAGTATCACAACCTAAACGAAGAGCTTGATTTCTTG ATAGCAAAATTGGGACATCTTCTAGAGTCGAAAAAAGACCACTGCAACAGACTCATTGAAGAAAATGACAAGTATCAAAGACATTTAGGCAACTTAATAAATAAG GTTACATCATATGAAGAAATTATCGAATGTGCTGACCAAAGGCTCGTGATATCCCACTCCCAGATTGCGCG tttagaagagagaaataaacatttggaaGACTTAATTAGAAGGCCCAGAGAGAAAGCCAGAAGACCAAg GTGCACAGAAGAGGGAAGCTCTGCTCACTCACAGCAGTGGAGGCCCGAGGTACCTGTGATACTCTCCAAACCACAAGTAAAATGTAAAACCGACGTTGCTCATGTGGAAGGAGGTGCAGATGATCAGGAACAGTGGTACATGCCGTGCTCAGAAGTGTGA
- the CAGE1 gene encoding cancer-associated gene 1 protein isoform X4 → MDPGNLNIGNYSQNVLNQPVDTNISSFRQFEPLCKFHQREAFNNEVITLQNLTEGLPYAEEPELQCHVYNDAKDTNIQKDSFKEENPVESSTSADQDQLALECVRQSPRSPSLIHCTGETLKFMEMSLANSTAMETAFNPSQPQNFLCKENVHGDVEQLVYKENSFHLLNQRANYKAEEIAGSSKGIQNSADTPEMSVKHQKEVAVEGRESSEIVSCWSPMGISWSGEASREGCMTPNTEQSLESPWPLEEDMALNEVLRKLKHTNREQQTLIQDLQRSNMYLEKKVEELQMKTTKQQVSVDIMNKLKENVEELIEDKYRVMLEKNDTEKTLRNVHEVLVDTQQRLQESRNEKETLQRELKKIKSNYVSLQERYMTEMQQKKQAASQCLMMDRALSKKEEEVERLQQLKGELEEASTSALGLLKREQETREQELLSLQEEFQKREKENLDERRKLKSRLEKLVAQVQNLQFTSDNEKAKNTKLQQQIDEVKNENAKLQQQVARSEEQKYVPKSETVQLKERLEEVMESDMGKDAKMIHSDLFLTHSPCEGESLNPPDMKRMSPLTSKIHSLLALIVGLLTCQDITSPDAEHFKETEKVSDIMLQKLKTFHLKKNNLDKELLKHKDRITTFRELIANEKSFQDQVTEIAKLGHLLESKKDHCNRLIEENDKYQRHLGNLINKVTSYEEIIECADQRLVISHSQIARLEERNKHLEDLIRRPREKARRPRCTEEGSSAHSQQWRPEVPVILSKPQVKCKTDVAHVEGGADDQEQWYMPCSEV, encoded by the exons ATGGACCCTGGAA ATCTCAACATTGGAAATTACTCACAGAATGTGCTAAACCAGCCAGTTGACACCAACATCTCTTCCTTCAGACAGTTTGAACCCCTGTGCAAATTTCATCAGAGAGAAGCATTTAATAATGAAGTGATAACATTGCAGAATCTGACAGAAGGCTTACCTTATGCCGAGGAGCCAGAATTGCAATGTCATGTATATAATGATGCAAAAGACACCAATATACAGAAAGAttcatttaaggaagaaaatccaGTGGAAAGTAGCACTTCCGCAGATCAAGATCAACTTGCTCTAGAGTGTGTCAGACAATCTCCCAGAAGCCCGTCTCTAATCCACTGCACTGGAGAGACACTGAAATTCATGGAAATGTCACTGGCTAATAGCACTGCCATGGAAACTGCCTTCAACCCTAGTCAGCCTCAGAACTTCTTGTGTAAGGAAAATGTACATGGAGATGTTGAACAACTCGTTTATAAAGAGAATAGCTTTCACCTGCTTAATCAGAGAGCTAATTATAAAGCAGAGGAG ATTGCAGGTTCTTCCAAAGGAATACAGAATTCTGCAGATACTCCTGAGATGTCAGTCAAGCACCAAAAGGAAGTCGCagtggagggcagagagagtTCAGAGATTGTCTCATGTTGGTCTCCGATGGGCATTTCTTGGAGTGGTGAGGCATCTCGGGAGGGCTGCATGACACCCAACACAGAGCAAAGCTTGGAAAGCCCATGGCCTCTGGAAGAGGACATGGCTTTAAATGAAGTCCTGAGGAAATTAAAACATACTAACAGAGAACAGCAGACTCTGATCCAAGACCTGCAGCGTAGTAACATGTATTTAGAGAAGAAGGTTGAAGAACTGCAGATGAAGACTACTAAACAGCAGGTGTCCGTGGACATCATGAATAAGCTAAAGGAGAATGTCGAGGAATTAATTGAAGACAAATACAGAGTGATGCTAGAGAAGAATGATACGGAGAAGACACTGCGGAATGTGCATGAGGTTTTAGTTGACACGCAACAACGTCTTCAGGAGTCcaggaatgaaaaggaaacccTACAGCGAGAGCTTAAGAAGATCAAGAGCAATTATGTCAGTCTACAGGAAAGGTACATGACTGAAATGCAACAGAAGAAGCAAGCTGCAAGTCAGTGCTTAATGATGGACAGAGCCTTGagcaagaaagaagaagaggTCGAGAGGCTGCAGCAACTCAAAGGAGAGTTGGAAGAGGCCTCCACTTCCGCTCTGGGCTTGTTGAAAAGGGAGCAGGAGACGCGAGAACAAGAGCTCCTGTCTCTACAGGAGGAGTTCCAGAAGCGTGAAAAGGAAAACCTGGATGAGAGACGGAAGCTGAAATCTAGGCTTGAGAAACTGGTTGCTCAAGTTCAAAATCTGCAGTTCACTTCTGACAATGAAAAGGCCAAGAATACAAAACTTCAGCAGCAGATCGATGAAGTGAAAAATGAGAACGCGAAACTTCAGCAGCAGGTTGCAAGGAGCGAGGAGCAAAAGTACGTCCCTAAATCTGAGACAGTGCAGCTAAAGGAGCGCTTAGAGGAAGTGATGGAGTCAGACATGGGGAAG GATGCAAAGATGATACATTCTGATTTGTTCCTGACTCACTCACCTTGTGAAGGAGAGAGCCTGAATCCCCCAGATATGAAAAGAATGTCTCCGCTGACCTCCAAAATTCACAGTCTTCTGGCTCTGATAGTAGGACTTCTCACATgccag GACATCACCAGTCCCGATGCTGAACATttcaaagagactgagaaagttAGTGATATAATGCTACAAAAATTGAAGACTTTTcatctaaaaaagaataatttagatAAAGAg ctaCTGAAACATAAAGACAGAATCACAACTTTCAGAGAGTTAATTGCCAATGAAAAATCATTTCAAGATCAGGTTACTGAG ATAGCAAAATTGGGACATCTTCTAGAGTCGAAAAAAGACCACTGCAACAGACTCATTGAAGAAAATGACAAGTATCAAAGACATTTAGGCAACTTAATAAATAAG GTTACATCATATGAAGAAATTATCGAATGTGCTGACCAAAGGCTCGTGATATCCCACTCCCAGATTGCGCG tttagaagagagaaataaacatttggaaGACTTAATTAGAAGGCCCAGAGAGAAAGCCAGAAGACCAAg GTGCACAGAAGAGGGAAGCTCTGCTCACTCACAGCAGTGGAGGCCCGAGGTACCTGTGATACTCTCCAAACCACAAGTAAAATGTAAAACCGACGTTGCTCATGTGGAAGGAGGTGCAGATGATCAGGAACAGTGGTACATGCCGTGCTCAGAAGTGTGA